ttGTACTGAAAAATTGAGTAATTGCAGGAGAGACGATAAATTTACAAGGAAGAATTCATATGAGGGAAGAAAAGAATTACAATGGCATCTCTCTTTGGGAATAGCAAAAGTTTGGATGGGGAAATTGACATATACTTTGATAAAAAGGGATATTTTAGAATTAAAtcaagttaatttattttttacgcAGGAGGTACAAATATGTCAAGCAAAAATTAAGTTAAAGCAAATATGTAACACGGATGGAGCATCTAAAGGTAATCCTGGACCTAGTTCGGCGGCATTATGTATTAGGGATCATGATGGTAATTTGATAGTTGCTAAAGGTTTCAAACTCCCAGACACAACAAATATGGTAGCAGAAGCTATAGCTATAAGGAAGAGTCTAATTTATTGTAGTGAACATGTTATTCTTGAGACAGACTCTTTTAACAATGGTTCATATCTTAGAGGGTGAATGGGATGTATACCATGGAGTGTAGCCAAGAATAAAGCATTCCTTTCGGGAAGGAAATACTCTTGCTGATTTTATTACTAATCtagttttctcttttaatttgcAGGTGATTTTCAAATTTATCATTTCCGGGATATACCTAGCGAGGGAAGAAAGCTACACAATCTAGATAAGCAAGACACACCATACATAAGGAGACAAATAACAGTAGCCTCAAAATTTAAGACCTTTTCTGGTTATGCAGAGTATAATTAAGCTAATCCTTGAAGTAAATTCAATAGATTTGTGTACTTACACCTGGTGAGAGCCAAATCAAAGTATTAGCTTCTTGTGAATCTGCAAAAATCAATAAAGGGATATTGttacatataatttttcttattcaTAGTGGTAGTATTAACTAATTAGAGACTCTAATGGTTGTATCAATCCCATTGGAATTCAACCCATTGAGCCTTTGAAAGGTTATTAATACTATGGTGAAATGGAGAAGAGGCTCAAACACTTTACTGCTATTTCATAAAGTTCTAATTTGCAATGTTTAAATgagatatttatatatatatatatatatatatatatatatatatactagccAAGTTGCATGTTGTTATGTGACTTTTCTGAAATTATCCGTGTTTGATCCACTCACTAGTCATATATTatgataacaaaaaaaaatttaatttaaatatgcaAGGACCATAGTCAATATATAGACAGCAGAACAAATTTGTAcgtattttttcttattatattctAAGTATGTGTATGCAAGCACATCTTCATAATCTTATTTTAATCACAAATTAACAGTAAGTTAATAATACACAAAGATCATAAAAGAGTGtaaagaatttttaattaaaaaatatttcagttATATATATCATCCAGAAGTACAATATATCATGTATACAACTGACTTTCAATGTTGTAAATAAAAGAATGTAGTAATAAGAGTTACAAAATGTCATCTCTTTGGAAGACATATGAACAGcaacaaattaaattactggATTATATTGTCTTATTTATCTGCTAAGGACTAATGTAGTCAATCTTATGGTAAGAGCATGCACAATTTTGAGCACCAATATCCTCTCCAATATGTCAAGCAAAAATTAAGTTAAAGCAAATATGTAACACGGATGGAGCATCTAATTCACTGATGAAATTGTCAAGCATTTCTCGTGTGATGCTTGGCATAACAATAACATGTGCCATATCTTTGACGCATGAAAGTTGCCAACGTCGGACAAATTCATGGTCACGAGGCCTTTCAAGTACAACTATGATGCTAAGCTCATTCAGCATGACACTTATCCCTTCTTTTTGAAGACGATCTTTCAAATATTTAGCATTGTCGAGACATCTTTTAACATCCTTTTGCAGGCCAATTTGACCTTTTGCGCTCAAGCTATACCACAAGAAAATTGGAGTTAAACCGTTACGGCTACCAGAAATAGTGGCATCCACAGAAGCAATGTACTCCACATTTGTTGAGAGATTATTGATGTAgctttttcttgttatttggACACCACAAGGCATTGGGCATCCTAGGAACTTGTGGCCAGAAATTGTGACACTTCCAATTGGCTTCTTGAAACTAATCATCTGTTGAAATTGCAGAAAGAACTATTAGAATGTCGCTCTCAAAATTACTCAAGAAATTGTAATTAGAAGTAAGAAGTGAAACTCACATTGTTTATAAACAGTGGCGGATCTATGAAGGGCCttgggggtgccacgccacccaCGAATTTCgacggaaactctatatatacataggtatatatatacataatgtttatataaatataaagtgtgTCACCCACAGAACAAAATTGGCTTGTGGTGCCATGGTAGGAGGGCAACTTTAGAAGGTTGAGGTTGCGGGTTCGAATCTCATTTGAacctatttttttgaaaaattgctGCTGAcgtttttaagtaaaaaaaaaaaacggcCCCAAGCccttttttttaaggaaaaacagctggcacattatttttatttttttataattgttattgacttaaattaaattaattacattacTCCTTCGACTTAAAAGTGTTCTCTTTCTCTTCAACTATTTCCAAACCCTTCTTCCTCCAAGTTTcaactttttcaaaattttcattaccCCATTCCGAATCCAAATCACTTCTTGTCGTTGCCGTCCCCCGCCCGTCTTAGCATTCCGTTCAGCGGCTAAGCCTCATTTGGGTGTTATTGTTTTCACTTTTCTCCATCCATCCACAACTTTTTATAGATTGTAAGTTTGCAATTCTATTTttgtaagattttttttatttttatttcttgagttcttttaagttttaatNNNNNNNNNNNNNNNNNNNNNNNNNNNNNNNNNNNNNNNNNNNNNNNNNNNNNNNNNNNNNNNNNNNNNNNNNNNNNNNNNNNNNNNNNNNNNNNNNNNNGTTGATTTTTTTTCCCTCCTTATTATCAACATTTTGGTGTTATGATTCTTCTTGTCTTGATTCTGATGTTTAGGACCTgcgttttatttaaattaatgtCTTCGGATTGAACTTGGTAGCTCTTGAAAAGTGTTGTATTCCTTGGTGCTTTGTGACTCCACCACTTTATTTGCTAAAGCTTTAACCACACAATTTCCTTCTCTAAATGTATGAGTTAGTGAAGCTTGTAGCTTGTGTACAAGAACTCTTATTTCCTCAACCCTTTCTACCAGTTCCCATGGTACATTCCACTGTTTTTCAATCATCTTTTTTAGGCTTAAAGAGTCTGTTTCCACCATAACTCTCCTTTCCCAGGCAGTATTGCAAAGCCTCCAAGATTGCTATTGATTCAGCCTTTGTGTTTGTTGTCATTCCAATTCTTTTTGCCTTTGCATATAGTAAGTTACCTTCATGATCTCTATTGCAAAATCCAATGGAGTTATCTCCAGGATTACCTTTACTTGCACCATCTGTATTACATTTTATCTGTATTACATTTTACTATCTCTCTGGCCTTTGCCAAACTACACTGTAATGATATAGCTTGGGCTTATATTTCTGCAATTTTACTATCAATTGTGGCCAATTAGCTTTTCTAGTCTTATTCAAAGATGTACTCCTCTTACTAGCTTCCTCAACATCTTCTATACTTGCTCCACCATGCTTTCAAAAGAAACCGTCTGTTTATGCTTCAAGTTATTTCTCCTTCTCCATAGTGTCCACATAATGATTGATAGAATTGCTCTATAC
This genomic stretch from Solanum stenotomum isolate F172 chromosome 10, ASM1918654v1, whole genome shotgun sequence harbors:
- the LOC125843167 gene encoding serine decarboxylase 1-like; this encodes MISFKKPIGSVTISGHKFLGCPMPCGVQITRKSYINNLSTNVEYIASVDATISGSRNGLTPIFLWYSLSAKGQIGLQKDVKRCLDNAKYLKDRLQKEGISVMLNELSIIVVLERPRDHEFVRRWQLSCVKDMAHVIVMPSITREMLDNFISELDAPSVLHICFNLIFA